The proteins below are encoded in one region of Macaca nemestrina isolate mMacNem1 chromosome 10, mMacNem.hap1, whole genome shotgun sequence:
- the LOC105474308 gene encoding keratin, type II cytoskeletal 73, with the protein MSRQFTYKSGAAAKGGFSGCSAVLSGGSSSSYQAGGKGLSGGFSSRSLYSLGGARSISFNVASGSGWAGGYGFGRGRASGFAGSMFGSVALGSVSPSVCPPGGIHQVTINKSLLAPLNVELDPEIQKVRAQEREQIKVLNNKFASFIDKVRFLEQQNQVLETKWELLQQLDLNNCKNNLEPILEGYISNLRKQLETLCGDRVRLDSELRSVREVVEDYKKRYEEEINKRTTAENEFVVLKKDVDAAYMSKVELQAKVDALDGEIKFFKCLYEGEIAQIQSHISDTSIILSMDNNRNLDLDSIIAEVRAQYEEIARKSKAEAEALYQTKFQELQLAAGQHGDDLKHTKNEISELTRLIQRLRSEIESVKKQCANLETAIADTEQRGDCALKDARAKLDELEGALQLAKEELARMLREYQELLSVKLSLDIEIATYRKLLEGEECRMSGEYTNSVSISVINSSMAGTAGARAGFGFSNAGTYGYWPSSVSGGYSMLPGGCVTGSGNCSPHGEARTRLGSASEFKDSQGKTLALSSPTRKTMR; encoded by the exons ATGAGCCGCCAATTCACCTACAAGTCGGGAGCTGCCGCCAAGGGGGGCTTCAGTGGCTGCTCAGCTGTGCTCTCAGGGGGCAGCTCATCCTCCTACCAAGCAGGGGGCAAAGGGCTCAGTGGGGGCTTCAGCAGTCGGAGCCTTTATAGCCTGGGGGGTGCCCGGAGCATCTCTTTCAATGTGGCCAGTGGCAGTGGGTGGGCAGGAGGCTATGGATTTGGCCGGGGCCGGGCCAGTGGCTTTGCCGGCAGCATGTTTGGCAGTGTGGCCTTGGGGTCCGTGAGTCCGTCTGTGTGCCCACCCGGGGGTATCCATCAGGTCACCATCAACAAGAGCCTCCTGGCACCCCTCAACGTGGAGCTGGACCCTGAAATCCAGAAAGTGCGTGCCCAGGAGCGGGAGCAGATCAAGGTGCTGAACAACAAGTTCGCCTCCTTCATTGACAAG GTGCGGTTCCTGGAGCAGCAGAACCAGGTGCTGGAGACCAAGTGGGAGCTGCTGCAGCAGCTGGACCTGAACAACTGCAAGAACAACCTGGAGCCCATTCTCGAGGGCTACATCAGCAACCTGCGGAAACAGCTGGAGACGCTGTGCGGGGACAGGGTGAGGCTGGACTCAGAGCTGAGGAGCGTGCGCGAAGTGGTAGAGGACTACAAGAAGAG gtatgaagaagaaataaacaagcgCACAACTGCTGAGAATGAATTTGTGGTGCTTAAGAAG GATGTGGATGCGGCCTACATGAGCAAAGTGGAGCTGCAGGCCAAGGTGGATGCCCTGGATGGAGAAATCAAGTTCTTCAAGTGCCTGTATGAGGGG GAGATCGCTCAGATCCAGTCCCACATCAGCGACACATCCATCATCCTGTCCATGGACAACAACAGGAACCTGGACCTGGACAGCATCATTGCTGAGGTCCGTGCCCAGTACGAGGAGATCGCCCGGAAGAGCAAGGCCGAGGCCGAGGCCCTGTACCAGACCAAG TTCCAGGAGCTGCAGCTAGCAGCCGGCCAGCATGGGGATGACCTGAAACACACCAAAAATGAGATCTCAGAGCTGACCCGTCTCATCCAAAGGCTGCGCTCAGAGATTGAGAGTGTGAAGAAGCAG TGTGCCAACCTGGAGACGGCCATCGCTGACACCGAGCAGCGGGGGGACTGTGCCCTCAAGGACGCCAGAGCCAAGCTGGATGAGCTGGAGGGCGCCCTGCAGCTAGCCAAGGAGGAGCTGGCACGGATGCTGCGCGAGTACCAAGAGCTTTTGAGCGTGAAGCTGTCCCTGGATATCGAGATCGCCACCTACCGCAAGCTGCTGGAGGGCGAGGAGTGCAG GATGTCTGGAGAATACACCAACTCCGTGAGCATTT CGGTCATCAACAGCTCCATGGCCGGGACGGCAGGCGCCAGGGCTGGTTTTGGATTCAGCAATGCTGGCACCTATGGCTACTGGCCCAGCTCTGTCAGCGGGGGCTACAGCATGCTGCCTGGGGGCTGTGTCACTGGCAGTGGGAACTGCAGCCCCCATGGGGAAGCCAGGACCAGGCTGGGGAGTGCAAGTGAATTCAAGGACTCCCAGGGGAAGACCTTAGCTCTAAGCTCACCCACCAGGAAAACCATGAGATAA